GGCGGGTTGTCGATGCGCAGCGCCTCGGGGGCGTCGTCGCCCTGCAGAACGCGGATCAGTTCGTCATGGACGATCTTGACGACCTGCTGGCCGGGGCTGACGGATTTGGTGACCGAAGCGCCGGTGGCCTTGGCGGTGACCGCCTTGACGAAGTTGCGCGCCACCGGCAGCGAGACGTCGGCCTCCAGCAGGGCCACGCGGACCTCGCGCATGGCGGCGGTGACGTCATCCTCGGACAGGGCGCCCTGCTTGGTCAGCCGGTCGAAGACGCCGCCCAAACGGTCGGAAAGGTTCTCGAACATGGCCGGGCCTCCTGCTGGCGCCAAAACGGTGATGCCCCCGTGGGCGCAACGCGCTGACGGGGGGCGATCCCCGTGTCGGACGGGGACCGGAAGGCGATGCTTCCGGGAATTGGGCAGGGATATACGCGGATCGAGGGGCCGAGTCAACGCGGGTTGCGCCCCGACCGGACGACCCATGGGGCCGTCCGGTTTGGGCGCAGGGATCAGGCCGCGATCTGGTCCAGCACGGCCTGGGCGCGGGCCATGCCGGCCTCGCGGTCGAAGGCCAGGCCGTCGGCGGGCACGAAGGTCACGTCGGTGATCCCCATGAAGCCCAGCATGTGGCGCAGATAGCCCGAGGCATAGTCCAGATCCGACCCCATGGGCGTGCCGGCGGCGGTATAGGCGATGATGGCGCGCTTGCCGGTCAGCAGGCCCTCGGGGCCGTCCGCGGTGTAGCGGAAGGTGACGCCGGCGCGGGCGATCTGGTCCAGCCAGTTCTTCAGCTGCGCGGGGATGGCGAAGTTGTAGACCGGGAGGCCGATGACGATCACGTCGGCGGCCTGCACCTCGGCCAGCAGCGCGTCCGAGGTGGCGATGCGGTCCTGCTGCTCGGGCGTCGGGCTGTCTGTGCCGACGCGCACGGCCTGGAACCAGGTGGTGTCGATGGCGGGCACGCCCTCGTTCAGGTCGCGATAGGTGACGGTGGGCGTGCCTTGGGCCGTCAGCTTGGCCATGATGTCGGCGGTCAGCTGGCGCGAGACCGAGGCGTCGGCGGTGATGGCGCTGTCGAGGTGGAGGATATGCATG
Above is a window of Paracoccus liaowanqingii DNA encoding:
- a CDS encoding FMN-dependent NADH-azoreductase; its protein translation is MHILHLDSAITADASVSRQLTADIMAKLTAQGTPTVTYRDLNEGVPAIDTTWFQAVRVGTDSPTPEQQDRIATSDALLAEVQAADVIVIGLPVYNFAIPAQLKNWLDQIARAGVTFRYTADGPEGLLTGKRAIIAYTAAGTPMGSDLDYASGYLRHMLGFMGITDVTFVPADGLAFDREAGMARAQAVLDQIAA